The Solibacillus sp. FSL W7-1464 genome contains a region encoding:
- a CDS encoding GNAT family N-acetyltransferase, translating into MKFEHEKAGPPMNIYPYEKKYGVQIAVLLNDFLPFEPETADTVDQAGGIRYIAVNELDEVVGYIAGYEILDFNKEFPYFHEELQSLKGLVESGISYYTSHFVVHPNERKKGIGTKLVRAYLEAVHPVAKTIVTVGWVQSDTNRWAAERQFASQGFEPFIYMPRYFEPYQVDCPSCKGLCYCDAHIFVK; encoded by the coding sequence ATGAAATTCGAACATGAGAAGGCAGGTCCACCGATGAATATTTACCCGTACGAAAAGAAATATGGAGTGCAAATTGCGGTACTCCTAAACGATTTTTTACCATTTGAACCAGAAACGGCCGATACCGTCGATCAGGCTGGCGGCATTCGTTATATAGCCGTTAATGAGCTTGATGAAGTTGTCGGTTATATTGCAGGTTATGAAATATTGGATTTCAACAAGGAGTTCCCTTACTTTCATGAAGAGCTGCAATCGTTAAAGGGACTTGTCGAATCAGGCATCAGTTATTATACAAGTCATTTTGTCGTCCATCCAAACGAGCGAAAAAAAGGAATTGGAACAAAGCTTGTACGTGCCTACCTCGAAGCTGTACATCCGGTTGCAAAAACGATCGTTACAGTTGGCTGGGTACAATCTGATACAAACCGCTGGGCAGCTGAGCGACAATTTGCATCACAGGGCTTTGAACCATTTATTTATATGCCGCGCTATTTCGAGCCCTATCAAGTCGATTGCCCAAGCTGCAAAGGTCTTTGTTATTGCGATGCACATATTTTTGTGAAATAA
- a CDS encoding hydroxysqualene dehydroxylase: MEKFDVIVVGSGLAGLTAALKLSEKGKSVIVLEMNNVIGGRTSSWDEDGMLVESGLHRHIGYYKALPKLLKKAGVDVDDIVQWEEQIDIRIKGSKENKSFGISPVFGPIETLKGIIGNNDILPPGDKLALVPFFTDGFLQYTQNPEELDQYSLRDFAKKHNISEEALHNLLIPLSTGVFFLPPERYSAKVFFGLFLPGVSRFYKLRIGSYLGGMTEVLANPLAHHITKNNCVIRTNSPVKNLVMHQDTVTGVLLEDGQELTAKHVIIAANLGGAKKILKNHFQDNPFFEKIFRLPTMPAVTIQMEFEQPVLPVDRTTFGPLTSLASFAEQSRTTFTHVPGRMSIILTPPEKFINMDHKLILEQVQEDGKALGLDLETGLANYRVISHPEDFHSLEPNYDHLRPDQQTPVKGLVLAGDYTRQPFFATMEGAVTSGENAARLILEE, translated from the coding sequence TTGGAAAAGTTTGATGTCATTGTTGTAGGTTCAGGCTTGGCTGGTTTAACGGCTGCCCTTAAACTAAGTGAAAAAGGAAAATCAGTTATTGTATTGGAAATGAATAATGTTATTGGAGGAAGGACATCTTCATGGGATGAGGATGGAATGTTGGTTGAATCCGGTTTGCATAGACATATCGGCTATTACAAAGCTTTACCAAAACTGTTGAAAAAAGCTGGTGTCGATGTTGATGACATCGTTCAGTGGGAAGAACAAATCGATATCCGCATAAAAGGGAGCAAAGAAAACAAATCATTTGGAATTTCTCCGGTTTTCGGTCCGATAGAAACGTTAAAAGGCATAATCGGAAATAATGATATTCTGCCACCTGGGGATAAACTTGCACTAGTTCCCTTTTTTACAGATGGATTTTTACAATATACTCAAAATCCAGAAGAATTGGACCAGTACAGTTTGAGGGACTTCGCCAAAAAGCATAATATTAGTGAAGAAGCTTTGCATAATCTTCTCATTCCTTTGAGTACAGGCGTATTTTTCCTGCCTCCCGAACGATACTCTGCAAAAGTATTTTTCGGTCTTTTCCTTCCGGGTGTGAGCCGGTTTTATAAGTTGAGAATCGGTTCGTATCTTGGTGGGATGACTGAGGTATTGGCCAATCCGCTAGCGCATCATATTACTAAAAACAACTGCGTCATCCGGACAAATTCACCAGTCAAAAACTTGGTTATGCATCAGGATACAGTTACAGGAGTGCTGTTGGAAGACGGCCAGGAGTTGACGGCAAAACATGTCATAATTGCTGCAAATCTCGGCGGAGCCAAAAAAATATTGAAGAACCACTTTCAGGATAATCCGTTCTTCGAAAAGATTTTCCGTTTACCGACAATGCCTGCTGTCACTATTCAAATGGAGTTCGAACAGCCTGTACTTCCCGTCGACCGAACGACATTTGGTCCACTCACTTCACTTGCCAGCTTTGCCGAGCAGTCCCGAACTACGTTTACACACGTCCCGGGCAGAATGTCGATTATATTGACACCACCGGAAAAGTTCATCAACATGGACCATAAACTAATTTTGGAACAGGTACAAGAAGACGGCAAAGCATTAGGGCTCGATCTGGAAACAGGTTTGGCTAATTACCGCGTAATCAGCCATCCTGAAGATTTCCATAGCTTAGAACCGAATTATGATCATTTACGTCCTGATCAACAAACTCCAGTCAAAGGACTTGTTCTAGCTGGTGATTATACGCGTCAACCATTTTTCGCAACGATGGAAGGAGCTGTTACTTCAGGTGAGAATGCAGCCCGCCTTATTTTGGAAGAATAA
- a CDS encoding transcriptional regulator, giving the protein MREQLIKAMKHNQILDIVYIAKDQSITKRRIKLIKISGNHVQAYCFSRHAKRNFIVDNILAVHPVNKKARGLHA; this is encoded by the coding sequence ATGAGGGAACAATTGATAAAAGCGATGAAACACAATCAAATTTTGGATATTGTGTACATCGCCAAAGATCAGTCAATAACAAAGCGTCGAATAAAACTAATAAAAATTTCCGGAAATCATGTGCAAGCATATTGTTTTTCCCGTCATGCAAAACGAAATTTTATTGTAGATAATATTTTAGCGGTACATCCGGTAAATAAAAAAGCAAGGGGGTTACACGCTTAG
- a CDS encoding TerC family protein yields MDISLLLEYGWVLLLLIGLEGLLAADNALVLAIMVKHLPEKERRKALFYGLAGAFIFRFASLFIITFLVDVWQVQAIGALYLLFIAINHIVRKLYFKNKVPKKEKEQKKSGFWGTVFKVELADIAFAVDSILAAVALAMTLPNTDLPQIGGMDGGKFLVIFAGGLIGLIIMRFAANYFVKLLESKPGLEIAAFVIVGWVGVKLAVLTLSHPDVGVISYEFAHSLEWKLIFYGVLIAIAVAGWFLSNGKTLKSSNK; encoded by the coding sequence TTGGATATCTCTTTGTTACTAGAGTATGGTTGGGTATTATTACTGTTAATTGGCTTGGAAGGATTGCTTGCTGCAGATAATGCACTTGTTTTAGCCATTATGGTTAAACATCTACCTGAAAAAGAAAGGCGCAAGGCTCTATTTTACGGTCTTGCAGGTGCCTTCATATTCCGTTTCGCTTCTTTATTTATCATAACATTTCTAGTAGATGTATGGCAGGTACAGGCTATTGGTGCTCTATATCTATTATTTATAGCAATCAATCACATTGTAAGGAAACTATACTTTAAAAATAAAGTCCCCAAAAAGGAAAAAGAACAGAAAAAATCCGGTTTTTGGGGGACGGTGTTTAAGGTCGAATTGGCGGATATAGCATTCGCGGTTGATTCAATCTTAGCAGCAGTAGCTCTGGCCATGACACTCCCTAATACGGATTTACCTCAGATTGGCGGTATGGATGGCGGAAAATTCCTTGTCATTTTTGCAGGGGGATTAATCGGATTAATTATTATGAGGTTTGCTGCAAACTATTTTGTGAAACTGCTTGAATCTAAACCAGGACTTGAAATTGCAGCATTTGTAATCGTAGGGTGGGTTGGTGTCAAACTTGCCGTTTTAACTTTGAGTCACCCTGATGTAGGTGTCATTTCTTATGAATTTGCCCACTCCCTTGAGTGGAAACTGATATTTTATGGAGTATTAATCGCAATTGCGGTAGCAGGATGGTTTTTATCCAATGGCAAAACTTTAAAATCTTCCAATAAATAA
- a CDS encoding aspartyl-phosphate phosphatase Spo0E family protein, which produces MKFLLLKKLLKLRIETKRKLMYKKASDLGFTHPEVVNCSQELDELLNKYSDIAA; this is translated from the coding sequence ATGAAATTTTTACTGTTAAAAAAATTACTAAAGTTAAGAATTGAGACAAAAAGAAAACTAATGTACAAAAAAGCCAGTGATTTAGGATTCACTCATCCAGAAGTCGTCAATTGCAGTCAGGAACTGGATGAATTACTTAATAAGTATTCGGATATTGCCGCTTAA
- a CDS encoding BrxA/BrxB family bacilliredoxin gives MTNAYDEYMRQVTQPMRTELESAGFTQLTTADSVHEFMAETKGTALVVINSVCGCAAGLARPAAREAVADVKPDQLVTVFAGQDPEATAAMRGYFDEVPPSSPSMAILKDGQLAYFIPRDQIEGHPMEQIRDHLSDVLKQVCAE, from the coding sequence ATGACAAATGCTTATGATGAATATATGCGTCAAGTAACACAGCCAATGCGTACGGAACTTGAGAGTGCAGGCTTTACACAATTAACTACGGCAGATAGCGTACATGAATTCATGGCTGAAACAAAAGGGACAGCTTTAGTTGTAATCAATTCAGTATGTGGTTGTGCTGCAGGTCTAGCACGTCCGGCTGCTCGTGAAGCAGTAGCAGATGTGAAACCGGATCAGCTTGTAACCGTATTTGCCGGTCAGGACCCGGAAGCAACTGCAGCGATGCGCGGATATTTTGATGAAGTACCGCCAAGCTCACCATCAATGGCAATTCTTAAAGATGGTCAATTAGCTTATTTCATTCCACGTGATCAAATCGAAGGTCATCCAATGGAACAAATCCGTGATCATTTATCAGATGTGTTAAAACAAGTATGTGCCGAGTAA
- a CDS encoding class I SAM-dependent methyltransferase: MCRVTIVTTAGRPDEQSLQLAEFASKELQATIVPRKKLSVRKLSEVYDANVIVAGKNRFEYYAKGAEAPFFFHPNSAAFRLKRVARGEDEPLLTACALQKGDTFLDCTLGLGADSLLAAYVVGNEGKVIGVEADKNVSFIVKTGMQTYDTTELPLTACMRNIEVVHSTALEYLKKQENNSFDVVYMDPMFEEVIEESTNFEALRYAGKHLTLTDEWVAEAKRVAKKRVVLKAHYQSNWFEKYQFQRDVRLTAKFHYGVFEVK, encoded by the coding sequence ATGTGCCGAGTAACGATTGTCACAACTGCAGGCAGACCGGACGAGCAATCACTTCAGTTAGCTGAATTTGCAAGTAAGGAGCTGCAGGCAACAATTGTTCCGCGCAAAAAACTTTCGGTTCGTAAGCTTTCTGAAGTGTACGACGCCAATGTCATTGTTGCGGGGAAAAATCGTTTTGAATATTATGCGAAAGGTGCCGAGGCGCCTTTCTTTTTTCATCCGAACTCTGCCGCATTTCGTCTGAAACGCGTCGCTCGTGGTGAAGACGAACCATTACTTACTGCTTGTGCATTGCAAAAAGGGGATACATTTTTGGATTGCACACTAGGCCTAGGAGCCGACAGCTTGCTGGCCGCTTATGTTGTAGGGAATGAGGGAAAAGTGATCGGTGTAGAAGCAGATAAAAATGTGTCGTTTATTGTAAAAACAGGGATGCAAACTTATGATACGACTGAACTTCCTTTAACTGCGTGCATGCGAAATATCGAAGTGGTCCATTCCACTGCACTGGAATATTTAAAAAAGCAAGAAAATAATAGCTTTGATGTCGTCTACATGGATCCGATGTTTGAGGAAGTCATTGAAGAATCAACTAATTTTGAAGCGCTGCGCTATGCCGGAAAGCACCTGACATTGACGGATGAATGGGTGGCTGAAGCAAAACGGGTGGCAAAAAAACGCGTCGTGTTAAAGGCACACTATCAATCGAACTGGTTTGAAAAATACCAGTTTCAGCGTGATGTCCGATTAACAGCCAAGTTTCATTATGGTGTGTTTGAAGTGAAATAG
- a CDS encoding metal-sensitive transcriptional regulator, giving the protein MIHENDSLLETIEESCRKSHHPEPIKKDLTTRLNRIEGQIRGIKGMIDKDVYCDDIITQLSATQSALNSVAKILLEGHLKGCVVDRLNEGDTEVLDELVVTIQKMMKK; this is encoded by the coding sequence ATGATTCATGAAAACGATAGTCTATTGGAAACAATTGAAGAGAGCTGTCGCAAAAGTCATCATCCTGAACCGATAAAAAAAGATTTAACGACGAGATTGAATCGAATCGAAGGGCAAATTCGCGGAATTAAAGGCATGATCGATAAAGATGTGTATTGTGATGATATCATTACACAATTATCGGCTACCCAATCGGCTTTAAACAGTGTCGCGAAAATTTTGCTTGAAGGCCATTTAAAGGGCTGTGTCGTGGATCGTCTGAATGAAGGCGATACGGAAGTTTTGGACGAGCTTGTCGTAACGATTCAAAAAATGATGAAAAAATAA
- the copZ gene encoding copper chaperone CopZ, producing the protein MVNVTLNVNGMSCGHCVKSVETSVGALAGVQEVKVDLAEKKVSVAYNEDAVTVEQIKETIDEQGYDVV; encoded by the coding sequence ATGGTAAATGTAACGTTAAATGTGAATGGTATGTCTTGCGGTCATTGTGTGAAATCTGTAGAAACGAGCGTCGGCGCATTAGCTGGTGTACAGGAAGTAAAAGTGGATCTTGCCGAGAAAAAGGTATCGGTTGCGTATAACGAAGATGCCGTTACTGTAGAGCAGATTAAAGAAACGATTGATGAACAAGGTTATGACGTTGTTTAA